A part of Astyanax mexicanus isolate ESR-SI-001 chromosome 2, AstMex3_surface, whole genome shotgun sequence genomic DNA contains:
- the LOC125799006 gene encoding deleted in malignant brain tumors 1 protein-like isoform X11: protein MSDAAVVCRELGCGEAVDALGKSHFGSGSGPIWMEDVDCSGSESRLENCRSPVWGKHDCNETHNSGVICSGARLVLGSRCSGRVEVLHGESWATVCDADFNQQDAEVVCRELGCGSPVKVLGAAAFGRGEGQVWSEVLQCRGNKSQTHFCPKSSSLKHNCSHDNDVGLVCAGVLLVNGSRCSGRVEVLHGESWFTVCDADFNQQDAEVVCRELGCGSLVEVLGAAAFGRGEGPVWSEKLQCRGTESQIHFCPKSSSLKHNCSHDDDVGLVCADSVRLADGGSRCAGRAEVFHRGQWGTICGAGANFIAGFVMCKELGCGEPFRTDAAVPGSAPIWMSHVKCTGSESTLKHCGSLGWGEHSCNHNMDIELTCSDHRTSRLADGPHVCSGRVEVFHGASWFTVCDADFDQQDAEVVCRELGCGSPVEVLGAAAFGRGEGQVWSEELQCRGNESQIHFCPKSSSLKHSCSHDDDVGLVCSESVRLVDGGSRCAGRVEVLHKGQWGTVCDDNWDMIDAAVVCRELGCGEAVDALSGAYFGSGSGPIWMDNVECRESESILKNCKSAGWGKHNCNHPKDAGVICSRVRLVGGSHCSGRVEVLHGESWATVCDADFDQQGAEVVCRELGCGSPVEVLGAAAFGRGEGPVWSEELQCRGNESQIHFCPKSSSLKHNCSHDDDVGLACSGDKRRLVGDPHACSGRVEKLHRNSWLPVCDADFNQQDAEVVCSWELGCGSPVEVLGAAAFGRAEGQMWSEELQCRGNESHMYLCQTSPSLKPNCSHNKDVGLRCSGHTQARLMNGSDSCSGRVELQYLSEWGTVCDVSWDMRAASVLCAQLKCGSSVAVLGSDWFGEGSGRIWADVFDCQGNETHLLKCPISSWSRTACSHEQYAGVICSGSSLASHEGGVRLSGGMECEGEVEVFFRQDWRRVLLDSWSESEASVVCRQLGCGSVLNISSSSSSSPEHSYMCVTGFNCSGSEAHLRNCSSSQAVNCSSTVQLYITCSGTSNTVHSSIRLVGSGVDCAGRLEVFHSGSWGTVSDELWDIEDAQVVCRQLQCGVALSAPVPVPARFGSGTGPIWLNEVECEGNEVSLWNCRYQLCGEDECGHKDDVGVVCSENGNTLDLTNWLCDSSPHERPCSKHIPLRLRGGVGSCSGWLQVYHNKTWGSVCGDLWDIRDAQVVCRQLGCGPALSANRRAADGSGGGTIWMNRVKCRGNEIHLWDCPHSLKNHTDCSHSAGVTCGGFLYHTLPLNNKRGQMGHFVLQDSQPQTRRIILPQTPPPAVPSIYPVSLLVLGYVLFLALVLLVVLFYQNRVLRRVISKRRKTSAEPVYVEIDTRLIPKRITVSTETSFC from the exons atgagtgatgctgcagtggtgtgtagagagctgggctgtggagaagctgtagatgcactgggcaaatctcattttggatcaggatcaggaccaatctggatggaggatgtggactgtagtggatcagagtctagactggagaactgtagatcaccagtatggggtaaacatgactgcaatgaaacccacaattctggagtcatctgttcag gagccaggctggttttaggttctcgctgctctgggagagtggaggttcttcatggagagagctgggccacagtgtgtgatgctgactttaaccagcaggatgcagaggttgtgtgtcgagagctgggctgtggttctcctgtgaaggttctgggagcagctgcgtttggtagaggggagggtcaggtgtggtcagaggtgcttcagtgtagaggaaacaaatctcagactcacttctgtccaaaatcatcttcactcaaacacaactgctcccatgataatgatgtgggactggtgtgtgcag gagtcctgctggttaatggctctcgctgctctggaagagtggaggttcttcatggtgagagctggttcacagtgtgtgatgctgactttaaccagcaggatgcagag gttgtgtgtcgagagctgggctgtggttctcttgtggaggttctgggagcagctgcttttggtagaggggagggtccggtgtggtcagagaagcttcagtgtagaggaactgaatctcagattcacttctgtccaaaatcatcttcactcaaacacaactgctcccatgatgatgatgtgggactggtgtgtgcag acagtgtgaggttggcagatggtggcagtcgctgtgctggaagagcagaggtttttcacagaggacagtggggaacaatttgtggtgctggtgcaaatttcatagcgggttttgtcatgtgtaaagagttgggctgtggagagccgtttaggactgatgcagctgttccaggatctgcaccgatctggatgagtcatgtgaagtgtactggatcagagtctacactgaaacactgtggatcattagggtggggtgaacacagctgtaatcataatatggatattgagcttacctgttcag atcacaggaCATCCAGACTTGCTGATGGTCCTCATgtttgctctgggagagtggaggtttttcATGGAGCGTCttggttcacagtgtgtgatgctgactttgaccagcaggatgcagaggttgtgtgtcgagagctgggctgtggttctcctgtggag gttctgggagcagctgcttttggtagaggggagggtcaggtgtggtcagaggagcttcagtgtagaggaaacgaatctcagattcacttctgtccaaaatcatcttcactcaaacacagcTGCTCCCATGatgatgatgtgggactggtgtgttctg aaagtgtgaggttggtggatggtgggagtcgctgtgctgggagagtggaggttcttcataaaggacagtggggaacagtgtgtgatgataaCTGGGATATgatagatgctgcagtggtgtgtagagagctgggctgtggagaggctGTAGATGCACTTAGTGGTGCttactttggatcaggatcaggaccaatctggatggataatgtgGAGTGTAGAGAATCAGAATCCATACTAAAGAACTGTAaatcagcaggatggggtaaacataactgtaatcatcctaaagatgctggagtcatctgttcaa GAGTCAGGCTGGTTGGAGGTTCTCACTGCTCtggaagagtggaggttcttcatggagagagctgggccacagtgtgtgatgctgactttgaccagcagggtgcagaggttgtgtgtcgagagctgggctgtggttctcctgtggaggttctgggagcagctgcgtttggtagaggggagggtccggtgtggtcagaggagcttcagtgtagaggaaatgaatctcagattcacttctgtccaaaatcatcttcactcaaacacaactgctcccatgatgatgatgtgggactggcatgttctg GTGACAAGCGAAGACTTGTTGGTGATCCTcacgcatgctctgggagagtagagaagcttcatcggaattcttggcttccagtgtgtgatgctgactttaaccagcaggatgcagaggttgtgtgcagctgggagctgggctgtggttctcctgtggaggttctgggagcagctgcttttggtagagcagagggtcagatgtggtcagaggagcttcagtgtagaggaaacgaatctcatatgtacctctgccagacatctccttccttgaaacccaactgctctcacaacaaggatgtgggactaagatgctctg gtcacactcaggctcggctgatgaacggctcagattcctgttctggtcgagtggagctccagtacctcagtgagtggggtacagtgtgtgatgtaagctgggatatgagagctgccagtgtcctctgtgctcagctgaagtgtgggagttctgtggctgtgttggggtcagactggtttggggaggggagtggccggatctgggctgatgtgtttgattgtcagggaaacgaaacacacctgttaaagtgtcccatttcatcatggagtcgaactgcatgctctcatgaacagtatgctggagttatctgtagtg gttcttctctggcgtctcatgagggaggagtgcggttgtctggagggatggagtgtgagggggaggtggaggtgttcttcaggcaggactggaggagagttctgctggactcctggagtgagtctgaggcctctgtggtctgcagacagctgggctgtggttctgtactcaacatctccagctcctcttcatccagtcctgaacacagctacatgtgtgtgacgggtttcaactgctctgggagtgaagctcatctgaggaactgcagcagctcacaagcagttaactgcagctccacagtacagctctacatcacctgctctg gtacatctaacacagtccacagctccatcaggctggttggttctggggtagactgtgcaggaaggctggaggttttccacagtggatcatgggggacagtgagtgatgaattgtgggatattgaggatgcgcaggtggtctgcagacagctgcagtgtggagtcgccctcagtgctccagtaccagtaccagcccggtttggatctggaactggacccatttggctgaatgaggtggagtgtgaggggaacgaggtgtctctgtggaactgcagatatcagctgtgtggagaggatgaatgtggacacaaggatgatgtaggagtcgtgtgctcag agaatggaaatacactagatttgacaaattggctgtgtgattcatctcctcatgagagaccgtgctcaa agcacattcctctgaggctgaggggaggagtaggaagctgttctggatggctgcaggtgtatcataataaaacatgggggtctgtatgtggtgacctctgggacatcagggatgctcaggtggtctgcaggcagctgggttgtgggccggcgctgagtgctaatagaagagctgctgatggttctggtggaggaactatctggatgaacagagtgaagtgtagagggaatgagattcacctgtgggactgtcctcattccctgaagaaccacactgactgctcccacagtgctggagtcacttgtggag gcttcctgtatcatactttgcctttaaataataaaagaggacagatgggacattttgtcttgcaag attctcaaccacagacaagaagaatcatacttccacaaactcctccaccagctgttccctccatctatccagtgtctctcctggttctgggatatgtgctcttcctggccttagtgcttctggttgtgctgttttatcagaacagagtgctcaggagag tgatctctaagaggaggaagacttcagctgagcctgtctatgtggagattgacaccaggctcatccctaaaagaattactgtctcaactgaaa cctccttctgctga
- the LOC125799006 gene encoding deleted in malignant brain tumors 1 protein-like isoform X17, giving the protein MSDAAVVCRELGCGEAVDALGKSHFGSGSGPIWMEDVDCSGSESRLENCRSPVWGKHDCNETHNSGVICSGARLVLGSRCSGRVEVLHGESWATVCDADFNQQDAEVVCRELGCGSPVKVLGAAAFGRGEGQVWSEVLQCRGNKSQTHFCPKSSSLKHNCSHDNDVGLVCAGVLLVNGSRCSGRVEVLHGESWFTVCDADFNQQDAEVVCRELGCGSPVEILGAAAFGRGEGPVWSEELQCRGNESQIHFCPKSSSLKHNCSHDNDVGLVCSDSVRLVDGGSRCAGRVEVLHRGHWGTVCDDYWDMRDAAVVCRELGCGEAIDAPRRARFGSGSGPIWVEYANCAGSESSLKNCRSYDWGRQRCNHDEDAGAVCAEVRLVGRSHCSGRVDVLHGESWVTVCDADFDQQDAEVVCRELGCGSPVEVLGAAAFGRGEGPVWSEELQCRGNESQIHFCPKSSSLKHNCSHDDDVGLACSGDKRRLVGDPHACSGRVEKLHRNSWLPVCDADFNQQDAEVVCSWELGCGSPVEVLGAAAFGRAEGQMWSEELQCRGNESHMYLCQTSPSLKPNCSHNKDVGLRCSGHTQARLMNGSDSCSGRVELQYLSEWGTVCDVSWDMRAASVLCAQLKCGSSVAVLGSDWFGEGSGRIWADVFDCQGNETHLLKCPISSWSRTACSHEQYAGVICSGSSLASHEGGVRLSGGMECEGEVEVFFRQDWRRVLLDSWSESEASVVCRQLGCGSVLNISSSSSSSPEHSYMCVTGFNCSGSEAHLRNCSSSQAVNCSSTVQLYITCSGTSNTVHSSIRLVGSGVDCAGRLEVFHSGSWGTVSDELWDIEDAQVVCRQLQCGVALSAPVPVPARFGSGTGPIWLNEVECEGNEVSLWNCRYQLCGEDECGHKDDVGVVCSEYKEIRLTEGCEGNLEVYYNGTWGNVCVNGMTDETAKLICRELNCGRTGSESWSKARVESAPNWLDNVKCRKHDSTLWHCPSSSWGENRCDNRNEVACITCSENGNTLDLTNWLCDSSPHERPCSKHIPLRLRGGVGSCSGWLQVYHNKTWGSVCGDLWDIRDAQVVCRQLGCGPALSANRRAADGSGGGTIWMNRVKCRGNEIHLWDCPHSLKNHTDCSHSAGVTCGGFLYHTLPLNNKRGQMGHFVLQDSQPQTRRIILPQTPPPAVPSIYPVSLLVLGYVLFLALVLLVVLFYQNRVLRRVISKRRKTSAEPVYVEIDTRLIPKRITVSTETSFC; this is encoded by the exons atgagtgatgctgcagtggtgtgtagagagctgggctgtggagaagctgtagatgcactgggcaaatctcattttggatcaggatcaggaccaatctggatggaggatgtggactgtagtggatcagagtctagactggagaactgtagatcaccagtatggggtaaacatgactgcaatgaaacccacaattctggagtcatctgttcag gagccaggctggttttaggttctcgctgctctgggagagtggaggttcttcatggagagagctgggccacagtgtgtgatgctgactttaaccagcaggatgcagaggttgtgtgtcgagagctgggctgtggttctcctgtgaaggttctgggagcagctgcgtttggtagaggggagggtcaggtgtggtcagaggtgcttcagtgtagaggaaacaaatctcagactcacttctgtccaaaatcatcttcactcaaacacaactgctcccatgataatgatgtgggactggtgtgtgcag gagtcctgctggttaatggctctcgctgctctggaagagtggaggttcttcatggtgagagctggttcacagtgtgtgatgctgactttaaccagcaggatgcagaggttgtgtgtcgggagctgggctgtggttctcctgtggagattctgggagcagctgcttttggtagaggggagggtccggtgtggtcagaggagcttcagtgtagaggaaacgaatcacagattcacttctgtccaaaatcatcttcactcaaacacaactgctcccatgataatgatgtgggactggtgtgttctg acagtgtgaggttggtggatggtgggagccgctgtgctgggagagtggaagttcttcatagaggacattggggaacagtgtgtgatgattactgggatatgagagatgctgcagtggtgtgtagagagctgggctgtggggaagccatagatgcaccacggagagctcgctttggatcaggatcaggaccgatctgggtggaatatgctaactgtgctggatcagagtcttcactgaagaactgtaggtcgtatgattggggtagacagagatgtaatcatgatgaagacgctggtgctgtttgtgcag aagtcagactggtgggcagatctcactgctctgggagagtggacgttcttcatggagagagctgggtcacagtgtgtgatgctgactttgaccagcaggatgcagag gttgtgtgtcgagagctgggctgtggttctcctgtggaggttctgggagcagctgcgtttggtagaggggagggtccggtgtggtcagaggagcttcagtgtagaggaaatgaatctcagattcacttctgtccaaaatcatcttcactcaaacacaactgctcccatgatgatgatgtgggactggcatgttctg GTGACAAGCGAAGACTTGTTGGTGATCCTcacgcatgctctgggagagtagagaagcttcatcggaattcttggcttccagtgtgtgatgctgactttaaccagcaggatgcagaggttgtgtgcagctgggagctgggctgtggttctcctgtggaggttctgggagcagctgcttttggtagagcagagggtcagatgtggtcagaggagcttcagtgtagaggaaacgaatctcatatgtacctctgccagacatctccttccttgaaacccaactgctctcacaacaaggatgtgggactaagatgctctg gtcacactcaggctcggctgatgaacggctcagattcctgttctggtcgagtggagctccagtacctcagtgagtggggtacagtgtgtgatgtaagctgggatatgagagctgccagtgtcctctgtgctcagctgaagtgtgggagttctgtggctgtgttggggtcagactggtttggggaggggagtggccggatctgggctgatgtgtttgattgtcagggaaacgaaacacacctgttaaagtgtcccatttcatcatggagtcgaactgcatgctctcatgaacagtatgctggagttatctgtagtg gttcttctctggcgtctcatgagggaggagtgcggttgtctggagggatggagtgtgagggggaggtggaggtgttcttcaggcaggactggaggagagttctgctggactcctggagtgagtctgaggcctctgtggtctgcagacagctgggctgtggttctgtactcaacatctccagctcctcttcatccagtcctgaacacagctacatgtgtgtgacgggtttcaactgctctgggagtgaagctcatctgaggaactgcagcagctcacaagcagttaactgcagctccacagtacagctctacatcacctgctctg gtacatctaacacagtccacagctccatcaggctggttggttctggggtagactgtgcaggaaggctggaggttttccacagtggatcatgggggacagtgagtgatgaattgtgggatattgaggatgcgcaggtggtctgcagacagctgcagtgtggagtcgccctcagtgctccagtaccagtaccagcccggtttggatctggaactggacccatttggctgaatgaggtggagtgtgaggggaacgaggtgtctctgtggaactgcagatatcagctgtgtggagaggatgaatgtggacacaaggatgatgtaggagtcgtgtgctcag agtataaagagatcagactgactgagggctgtgaggggaatctggaggtgtactataatggaacctgggggaatgtgtgtgtaaatgggatgactgatgaaacggcaaaattgatctgtcgagagctgaactgtggaagaactggcagtgagtcttggtctaaagcaagagtggagtcagctcctaactggctggataatgtaaaatgtaggaaacatgactccactctgtggcactgtccatcttcttcctggggggagaacaggtgtgataatcgcaatgaggttgcttgcattacctgctcag agaatggaaatacactagatttgacaaattggctgtgtgattcatctcctcatgagagaccgtgctcaa agcacattcctctgaggctgaggggaggagtaggaagctgttctggatggctgcaggtgtatcataataaaacatgggggtctgtatgtggtgacctctgggacatcagggatgctcaggtggtctgcaggcagctgggttgtgggccggcgctgagtgctaatagaagagctgctgatggttctggtggaggaactatctggatgaacagagtgaagtgtagagggaatgagattcacctgtgggactgtcctcattccctgaagaaccacactgactgctcccacagtgctggagtcacttgtggag gcttcctgtatcatactttgcctttaaataataaaagaggacagatgggacattttgtcttgcaag attctcaaccacagacaagaagaatcatacttccacaaactcctccaccagctgttccctccatctatccagtgtctctcctggttctgggatatgtgctcttcctggccttagtgcttctggttgtgctgttttatcagaacagagtgctcaggagag tgatctctaagaggaggaagacttcagctgagcctgtctatgtggagattgacaccaggctcatccctaaaagaattactgtctcaactgaaa cctccttctgctga